The DNA window CCTTGGTTAAAATAACCAGCAGGACTGATCATGGACTCTGAGTAGCCACCTTGGCCAGCTTGGAATAAATAATCCGGATTAGGGTTATGATTAACCGGGATATGGTAATAATCAGTAGTCAAGTCCGAAACAGGCGAAACTTGAGTAGCAAACGAGTCCGACGAGGCAGCAGTGCTGGAATTCTCCGGGGTGTAACTTGGTGTAACATGTGAGACACCAAAGTCATTGCCGATGACTCCATGTGGCATGACCAAGTTACCAGTGCCAACTTCATTATTATTGATCAAGTGGTGATTAGTGGAAGCAGCCGGGGAAGCAGATGTGGCAGTGCTGCTGCTGGTGGCAGCTGCCGCAGCTTGAATTCTTTCAATTAACCTAGGCATCCATAGGTATCTCATGGTGTCCTTGAATTGCTTGCTATTCACGTCACATTTAAGTTGTTTTGCGTGCTTTTGTACTCGGGTTCTCCaataattcttgatttcattGTCGGTTCTCCCTGGCAAGTGTTGTGCAATTTTAGACCATCTGAAATTGTTCAAAATTAAATAGCATGTTATTCGTGCTTGTTAGcgctaaaaattaaaactcgTCAATAAAAACAGAAATATTTTCGTAATCTCATTTGCTAATTAATACCTAATATTAGAGCTAGTGTGATTAATAAAGTAATACATACCGATTGCCCCATCGAGAATGAAGTTCAAGGATCATGAGTTGTTCTTCGAGAGTAATGTTTCCACGTCGAACATCAGGCCTCAGATAGTTGAGCCATCTTAATCTGCAACTCTTTCCAGTTCGTTTGAGGCCTGTTTCATTGAATTGAGTTTTGGTAAAGTTAATAAGAGAACAGATAATTGCAAGAGAAAAGGGAGAATTTCCGCTCTATACTACTACTGCTACTTTTTATAGTTGATGTGCTTTTtctcaaacttttttattgagttgttttgataaatataaagctGTACggctaaagaaaaatcatcTATGGCAATATTATTATCTCATTCTTGTAAAAATaattcacatcatcaaaatccCACATAAGAACTTGCAAAGTTCTCATGATCAACAACAAGTATAATCTGAAAGGAAAGTTTAAGACTTTGCAcgtctttttaaaaagaatatgtaCACGGAAGGACCATTGAAGATCATGAAGATAGAAAcatgacaaaaacaaattaagacatGCTGGCCAAGTTGTTCTTTGGCTCTTTGCCATGTATTGGGTTTATAGATATTTTGATTGGAAAGAGAGTTCGAGACAGAGAGAAACTATAGTTTACCTGCACAGCGAGCCAGAGAATTCCAGCGTCCCTCGCCATGAGTAGCAATGTAATCGATAAGCTTGAAGTCTTCTTCAACAGTCCATGGACCTCTTCTTAAGTCAACCATCATCTCTTCATCACTTTGtgtggtggaggaggagctgttgctgttgctgttgcctTCAACATCCATCATCAATATGTATTTCCCTTGATCGGAGAACCACTTGATTGGAAGAAAAGAGggtttttagagagagagagagagagaaagagttgGATTGATCAGGAAGATGGAGAAGGTGGGGGGTTTTATAGATGCGTAGACAGGTTTGAAGTTAGAGAAAAAGTTAGCGTgtgtgagagagaagagagcaAGCCGCTATAGGAGCTTTTGGGTTAGGAGGTTTTTAATTAACTaatgatatatttaattgacaCTTGAGCTTGCTAGTTTAATTGTGGCAGTAAGTGCCCAAGAGGCTGTGAAGTTTGACCCTTTGACTTTCTTGCCCTCTTTTGTTTGTGCgcctgaattttatttttccgaGTACTCTCTTCATTTTCAATGAATTGTTTAAATAATACATCACTAGATGGCTGGTGTCTTGTGAAATCTACGGTCATTCAATGGCTGATATTGTGTAGAgaatcttttcaaaatattggATATGccgaaataaaaatatcaataattttagttaatttacaaattaatttaaagatatttttactgttgaataaaaaatatatacgaTCTACGGTACTGTTCTTCTTTCTGGAAACGCCGTTTCCTCCTAAAGCAAAAATCAActtgtcctttttttcttcttttttcacactttgtattttctttttactcttcttttttttgctggTTAAAAAATAAGGGAGCTGTTTTTCAGCAATACCATACCCTCTATACGTGGATGTGACCCAATTGGCCGGTTGTTGTAATTGGCTACAAGATCCAC is part of the Populus alba chromosome 10, ASM523922v2, whole genome shotgun sequence genome and encodes:
- the LOC118043226 gene encoding transcription factor MYB108 yields the protein MMDVEGNSNSNSSSSTTQSDEEMMVDLRRGPWTVEEDFKLIDYIATHGEGRWNSLARCAGLKRTGKSCRLRWLNYLRPDVRRGNITLEEQLMILELHSRWGNRWSKIAQHLPGRTDNEIKNYWRTRVQKHAKQLKCDVNSKQFKDTMRYLWMPRLIERIQAAAAATSSSTATSASPAASTNHHLINNNEVGTGNLVMPHGVIGNDFGVSHVTPSYTPENSSTAASSDSFATQVSPVSDLTTDYYHIPVNHNPNPDYLFQAGQGGYSESMISPAGYFNQGLDFQAMEHNSNQWLMESGDTSDNLWSPEDIWFLQQQMM